The genomic interval TAGGAGGTGGCTCATCAGGTGCATGGAATAGGGCAATGATTTTTCATGAATTGGGATACAGAGTGATTATATTGACGGCGTTTCCATCTTATCCTTTAGGGAAAATAAATGATCCGAAATACAAAAATAAATTATTTTATGTCGAAAATATTGATCTCATTACCGTTGTTCGATTTAGATTGCCATCTTTGAAGCATGATGGATATCTCCGGCCTCTAATAATATTTTTATCATTTGTATTCCTCTCATTGATTTGGCTTCCTAGAGTACATAAAGTTTCTAAAAGACCAAGTATAGTATATGCAAGATCCCCAGTTCTTTTTGCATCCTTCATAGGTTTTATTTATTCCAAAATCTTTAGAAGTTCATTTATCTATGAAGTCCCTGATCTTTGGCCAGAAGAGCTATTCTATAGTAAAGCAATCCTTTCACATTTATTTAAGAGATTTGGAGTGCTATTGGCGTCTGTATCCTATAGATTTCCGGATAAAATTGTTACAGTAAGCAAATCAGCAGAGGAGTATATAATATCGCACTATCAGCCTAAATCCCCTGTTTTTGGGATTCCTGTCGGAATCGATTTATCTAAATTTCAAGCTGTTCCTAAAAAAAATGCTAGAGATGTCCTTGTTGAACTATCTCTACTTGCACCCGATGATCTGGAAAAGTTTATTATTTTATATTCTGGTAGAATTTCGTCAGCACAAAACATCGAATGCCTGCTTTTTGCGGCGGACGCGTTGAAAAATATTTCTAACATGCTTATCTACATTGTTGGGGAAGGACCAGATAAGAAACGCATAGAGGAAATCAAGACTGACAAAAAGATAACTAACGTAAGGATATTTAATGCCCAAAAGAGGGAGATGATGCCTATATTGATTTCGGCGGTAGACATAGTCACTGTGTTTTTGTCGTCTGCGCCCATATTTAGTATTGCACTTCCAACCAAATTCTATGAATATCTTGCTTGCAGCAAACCAATAATAGGGATATGTAAGGGGGAACTCTCAGAAATAATCAATAGAAACCAAATCGGATTAACCTGTGAAATAGGAAATTGTGAGGAATTATCACAATTGATAAAGAAGATGAACAATCCATCTGAAGTCAACCTATTTGAAAGAAACACTAATCTTCTAGCAAAACAATTTTCGATTCATGAATTATCGTTGCAATTCAAAAAAATATTGTCATCTTAGGGAAACTTTTTGAAGGGATAAATGGAAAAGGTTTTCCCAATTACTT from Candidatus Nitrosocosmicus hydrocola carries:
- a CDS encoding glycosyltransferase family 4 protein, with the protein product MKKLSDAISNKIVLLITLYFPPEIGGGSSGAWNRAMIFHELGYRVIILTAFPSYPLGKINDPKYKNKLFYVENIDLITVVRFRLPSLKHDGYLRPLIIFLSFVFLSLIWLPRVHKVSKRPSIVYARSPVLFASFIGFIYSKIFRSSFIYEVPDLWPEELFYSKAILSHLFKRFGVLLASVSYRFPDKIVTVSKSAEEYIISHYQPKSPVFGIPVGIDLSKFQAVPKKNARDVLVELSLLAPDDLEKFIILYSGRISSAQNIECLLFAADALKNISNMLIYIVGEGPDKKRIEEIKTDKKITNVRIFNAQKREMMPILISAVDIVTVFLSSAPIFSIALPTKFYEYLACSKPIIGICKGELSEIINRNQIGLTCEIGNCEELSQLIKKMNNPSEVNLFERNTNLLAKQFSIHELSLQFKKILSS